A genomic window from Cricetulus griseus strain 17A/GY chromosome 4, alternate assembly CriGri-PICRH-1.0, whole genome shotgun sequence includes:
- the LOC113835211 gene encoding proline-rich protein 23A3-like, whose protein sequence is MQQKRPRSPSPESAPCCASQPQGPSSAKRLCLHEPARNEPPGLPNVQVPAPAASEVLISVVVLLDLLLESQPISVMQVQLPGHTLILVPEGLPLSAPLGQPEISSTSPQEAALLQMPQDQLVVLPAEFILEISYQEDACDEDQNSGFMTPWIGAPPGEASELFSNTNGMSSPWTPDYNLEPQLPVLSSNAARNIWDLDSYLLGSFPTSPLQPLPPSPPPSPQGQRPACPTRPSRSLRAPCKARRRLFYE, encoded by the coding sequence ATGCAGCAGAAGCGACCTCGTAGCCCCAGCCCGGAATCCGCGCCCTGCTGTGCATCACAGCCACAAGGACCCAGCTCTGCCAAGCGCCTCTGCCTCCATGAGCCTGCCCGGAATGAGCCCCCTGGGCTGCCCAACGTGCAAGTGCCCGCCCCCGCCGCCAGCGAGGTGCTCATATCTGTGGTGGTCCTGCTTGACCTGCTGCTGGAGTCCCAGCCCATCTCGGTAATGCAAGTGCAGCTCCCTGGACACACCTTAATCCTGGTCCCCGAGGGTCTCCCGTTGTCTGCCCCTCTTGGACAGCCTGAGATCTCGTCCACCAGCCCACAGGAAGCTGCTCTCCTGCAGATGCCCCAGGACCAACTTGTGGTCCTCCCTGCTGAGTTCATCCTAGAGATCTCCTATCAAGAGGACGCCTGTGATGAGGACCAGAACTCTGGATTCATGACACCCTGGATAGGTGCTCCACCTGGTGAGGCCTCTGAGCTTTTTTCCAACACCAACGGGATGTCCAGCCCTTGGACCCCGGACTACAACCTCGAACCACAGCTTCCGGTGCTCTCCTCTAATGCAGCCAGAAACATCTGGGACTTGGACAGCTACCTGCTGGGATCTTTCCCCACCTCACCACTGCAGCCTCtgcccccatctcctcctccaagTCCCCAAGGGCAGCGCCCTGCATGCCCTACACGCCCTTCACGCTCTCTACGAGCCCCGTGCAAAGCCAGGAGGAGATTGTTCTATGAATGA